A region from the Melioribacter roseus P3M-2 genome encodes:
- a CDS encoding sodium:solute symporter family protein: MNLHIVDVSIIVVYLIAMVIAGSYMNRRASKDLDAYFLGGKTIPWYYLSLSNAGGMFDVSGTMWLVYIMFVYGMKSVFIPWIWPLFNQIFMMVYLAIWLRRSNVLTGAEWITTRFDQDTTGGKLAHSVIVIFSIVSVIGFLSYGFVGVGKFAKIFLPWDWHPHVYAIIITLLTGIYVVNGGMFGVVVTDVMQYVLMTVASVIIAIIAMNQVTPEMIAAVTPKGWDNILFGWKLDLDWSGILDSVNDRIASDGYQLFTIFIMMALFKGLFVSMAGPVATQSLQRILASRNAKEAAIMNGFAALVVSVPRYLMVGGLTVLALVFFRPQLIAMGADIDFELILPLAIQNFVPVGLMGIMLAGMFSAHMSTTSSFLNLGPAYFVNDIYKKYFRPNASDKTLVRASYIVSAVVTVASILFGLMIESVDSATQWIVSALWAGSAASNVLKWHWWRFNGYGYFYGMLAGLLIALIMPVAFPDINGLYAYPYILLISGLGSVAGALLTKPENEKLLIKFYSSVRPWGFWEPIKNKVKEIDPSFEENKNFGRDMLNVAVGTVWQVAIMAAPLALVIKNWDTLFWMILIIIATTVALKKNWYDKLELN; encoded by the coding sequence ATGAATCTTCACATTGTGGATGTATCGATAATTGTTGTGTATCTGATCGCCATGGTGATAGCCGGTTCATATATGAACCGAAGAGCCTCGAAAGACCTCGACGCATATTTCCTCGGAGGTAAAACAATACCATGGTACTATCTTAGTTTATCGAATGCCGGAGGTATGTTCGATGTATCGGGCACCATGTGGCTGGTTTATATAATGTTCGTTTACGGTATGAAGAGCGTCTTCATTCCCTGGATTTGGCCGCTGTTCAATCAAATTTTTATGATGGTTTATCTTGCAATTTGGCTGCGCAGGTCAAACGTTCTGACAGGAGCCGAATGGATTACAACTCGCTTCGACCAGGATACAACAGGCGGCAAACTGGCTCATTCGGTTATTGTGATTTTTTCGATCGTCTCTGTAATCGGATTCCTGAGCTACGGTTTTGTGGGCGTAGGAAAATTCGCCAAGATATTTCTGCCGTGGGATTGGCATCCGCATGTTTATGCCATAATCATAACTCTCCTGACCGGAATTTATGTTGTAAACGGCGGTATGTTCGGAGTTGTGGTTACGGACGTCATGCAATATGTTCTTATGACCGTCGCTTCGGTTATTATTGCTATAATAGCCATGAATCAGGTTACTCCGGAAATGATAGCCGCCGTAACTCCCAAGGGCTGGGATAATATATTATTCGGCTGGAAACTCGACCTCGATTGGAGCGGCATACTCGATTCGGTAAACGACCGAATTGCGAGCGACGGATATCAACTTTTTACGATATTCATAATGATGGCTCTATTCAAAGGACTATTTGTAAGTATGGCAGGACCGGTGGCGACTCAGAGTCTTCAGAGAATTCTTGCGTCGCGTAATGCCAAAGAAGCGGCAATTATGAATGGATTTGCCGCGCTGGTTGTTTCCGTACCCCGATACTTAATGGTTGGCGGTTTAACCGTTCTGGCTCTGGTCTTTTTCCGTCCGCAATTGATTGCAATGGGCGCCGATATTGATTTCGAGCTTATACTTCCCCTTGCTATTCAAAACTTCGTGCCTGTTGGATTAATGGGTATTATGCTGGCGGGAATGTTTTCGGCTCACATGTCAACTACTTCTTCGTTTCTTAATCTTGGTCCGGCATATTTTGTAAACGATATTTATAAAAAATACTTTCGCCCGAATGCGTCGGACAAAACTCTGGTCAGAGCCAGCTATATTGTTTCCGCGGTTGTAACAGTAGCAAGCATACTTTTCGGATTAATGATTGAATCGGTCGATTCGGCTACGCAATGGATAGTATCGGCCTTGTGGGCTGGCTCGGCGGCTTCGAATGTGCTTAAATGGCACTGGTGGCGTTTTAACGGGTACGGGTATTTTTACGGAATGCTCGCCGGGCTTTTGATCGCTCTTATTATGCCGGTCGCCTTCCCGGACATTAACGGACTTTATGCCTATCCTTATATACTTCTTATTTCCGGATTGGGAAGCGTTGCAGGCGCTCTCCTTACTAAACCGGAGAACGAAAAACTTCTTATAAAATTCTATTCGTCGGTTAGACCCTGGGGATTCTGGGAACCTATTAAAAACAAGGTTAAAGAAATCGATCCCTCCTTTGAAGAAAACAAAAACTTCGGAAGGGATATGTTAAACGTTGCAGTCGGCACAGTCTGGCAGGTCGCAATTATGGCGGCGCCGCTTGCGCTTGTCATTAAGAACTGGGACACTCTCTTCTGGATGATCCTTATAATTATCGCAACCACGGTAGCGCTAAAGAAAAATTGGTACGATAAACTGGAGTTGAATTGA